The proteins below are encoded in one region of Sminthopsis crassicaudata isolate SCR6 chromosome 1, ASM4859323v1, whole genome shotgun sequence:
- the LOC141564147 gene encoding olfactory receptor 1M1-like, protein MEEGNQTRISEFILLGLSNKPEEERLLFFLFLAMYLITVLWNLLIILAIRTDSHLHTPMYFFLTNLSLVDICFTSSTVPKMLVNYICGNKAISYVACLTQMFFFSWFAGLDSVILASMAYDRYVAICAPLHYTMIMTQKVCASLVAVCWTWACIDALIHTASITRLSFCGHNEIHHFFCDLSTVTRLACSDTSFNDLMVYTVGGLTAVMPFIGVLISYTCIFITVLKIPSTHGKKKAFNTCGSHLAVVCLFYGTIIEVYFNPTSTHTAQKDTASTVMYTVVTPMLNPFIYSVRNNDMKRALRMLFTRKPDLSL, encoded by the coding sequence ATGGAAGAAGGAAATCAAACACGCATCTCCGAGTTTATTCTCCTGGGCCTTTCAAACAAGCCTGAAGAGGAAAGGCTTCTGTTTTTCCTGTTCCTGGCCATGTACCTGATCACAGTGCTATggaatctgctcatcattttggCCATTAGAACTGACTCCCACCTTCACACTCCTATGTACTTCTTCCTTACCAATTTGTCCCTTGTTGACATCTGCTTCACCTCCAGCACTGTCCCCAAGATGTTGGTTAACTACATATGTGGAAATAAAGCAATTTCTTATGTTGCATGTCTGACACAAATGTTCTTCTTCAGCTGGTTTGCAGGATTAGATAGTGTCATCCTTGCTTCCATGGCCTATGATCGTTATGTGGCCATCTGTGCCCCACTACACTATACTATGATCATGACCCAAAAAGTCTGTGCCTCTCTAGTAGCAGTGTGCTGGACCTGGGCCTGTATTGATGCCTTGATTCATACAGCCTCCATAACCCGACTTTCATTCTGTGGCCACAATGAAATACATCATTTCTTCTGTGATCTCAGTACAGTCACAAGGTTGGCCTGCTCAGATACCTCGTTCAATGATTTGATGGTCTACACAGTAGGAGGACTGACTGCTGTCATGCCCTTTATTGGCGTTCTCATCTCCTACACTTGTATTTTCATCACAGTACTGAAGATCCCATCAACTCATGGGAAAAAGAAAGCTTTCAACACTTGTGGCTCCCACCTTGCTGTGGTCTGTCTCTTTTATGGAACAATCATTGAAGTTTACTTCAACCCCACATCCACCCATACTGCCCAAAAGGACACAGCATCAACTGTGATGTACACTGTAGTCACCCCCATGCTGAATCCTTTCATCTACAGTGTAAGAAACAATGATATGAAAAGAGCCCTGAGGATGCTTTTTACCAGAAAACCAGATCTCTCCCTATGA